The genomic DNA GTAGCACAGAAAACAGTTTGCCATGGGGCTTGCTTATAGCTGTTGCTGTTGATGTATTGATAGACGGGCTTCTGTTGGGTATAGGCTTCTCTGCCGGAAACACAGAAGGGATGTTGCTTGCCTTCGCTCTGTCGGTTGAGCTGTTATCGTTAGGTATGGCAACCGCCACCGAACTTGGCGAAAATTACGCAAGTAAGAAACAAGCCTTCGGTTTGGTTGTGGCTCTTGCTTCCGTCTTTTTAGTAAGCGCCATATTAGGTGTTACTTTTTTGCAAAGCCTTTCGCACCAGGTACTTCAAATAGTTTTATCTTTTGGGCTATCTGCCTTGCTGTTTTTAGTAACGGAAGAATTGTTAATTGAAGCGCATGAGATAGAAGAAACCACCTGGCATACCTCCGCATTCTTTGCCGGCTTTTTATTGTTTATGATTTTGGGGATGTATGTCTGACACAAAACTACCGGGCCTTCAGAATAAGCAGGCTTTGTGGTATGTTAAGGCAATTACCAGCCGTATTGTTGGTTGCTAAACAGTTAATTTTAAGCTACTGGGTAGTTTCTCCAGTTCTGCGGTTACCTCCCGGATCACATTTTCCCAATCACCCGGTTGGGTTTGCCGGAAAAGCCGCATGGTAGGGTACCAGGGGCTGTCGTCGCGGTGCTCCATCCAGCGCCAGTCCGCCTCGGCATGCAATAAGGTCCAGACAGGTATGCCCAGGGCGCCAGCCAGGTGTGCCGGCATCGAATCCACGGTGATCAGCAAATCCAGGCCCCGCAGCACCCGGGCATACTCGTGCAGCGCAAACTCTCCGGGATGCTCGCCAAAGCCTTCCTGCCACCCGGCTGCTTTTGCCCCGGCCTGCAGGATGTATAGCCGGATGCCGGCCACTTTTGCAATCGGCGCAAGCACAGAAAATGGCACAGAACGGCGTTCGTCCCAGTCTCCTGCCTGCCACACAAGCCCCACGGCAAGCGTATC from Pontibacter liquoris includes the following:
- a CDS encoding ZIP family metal transporter, translating into MSQIFLKVLLFSLIPVFTMIVGGGFATLRKPGANLRSIILHFAAGVVFSVVAVEILPDVIRNHSPVLATIGFVLGFMAMIGIRKLTEPSETVRKRSTENSLPWGLLIAVAVDVLIDGLLLGIGFSAGNTEGMLLAFALSVELLSLGMATATELGENYASKKQAFGLVVALASVFLVSAILGVTFLQSLSHQVLQIVLSFGLSALLFLVTEELLIEAHEIEETTWHTSAFFAGFLLFMILGMYV